AGAAACCTCATGAACTGAAACATTTAAATGAAAAGTTCAGAAATTAAGTTGCAATAGTTGGGGAATACAGGTACAATAATTGAGACAATTGGACAAGCATATAGTTTTCTACAACCTTTTGCCTTTTGGTGCCATTAGATCTTAAAGGATTCATTGGATTCTTCAAATGGCTAAAACTTTGTCCATTTGATGGACCCAAATGACTCCTATAATGGGAAGCACAAAAGAGAGTGGGAGGGAGCATTCTCATGCACTTTTCCCGGGCTTTTTCTTTGCCTCATACCTCTTCAAATCAAGTGGAtaagatttattattattattattattattattatttttagggtTAAGCCCTACCCATttattctctcctctctctaacaAGTTCAACCAACCAGAAAACTGCTCCTttctatattataatactaCATAGTACCTTCCACCaacttctccctctctccctccacAAACATGCACCCCACATTAGATCTCTTAGaaacagaaaaaattaaaaaaaggcaaaaaaaaaaacaaacaaacaaaaaacaaagacaTTCCCCCCATTTCACCAGAAGAAAAACAAACCCACCCcaaaccaactcccaaaatactCTTTTGTTGCAAATCACAAATTTTGGGAGAAGATGGTTTTctccccccctcctcctcctcctcccccttaTTCAAGCCCCCATTTTTGCTTCTCTTCATCTCCTAACTCCATTTCCTTGTTTTGGTTTCTTCAACCACCTCTCTTAGGCCTCAATTCACCAAAAAAGCTCCCAACTTTCCCTCTCTTCCTCACTTCCTAACCTTGTTTCCTTTTGGGGTTTCTTCACTCTTCCCCTTTGAAGCTCAATTCACCAAAAAAGCTCCCACCTTTCCCACTCTTTCTCAtcattttccctttttttgtgtTTCTTCTACCTCCTCCTCTATAGTTCCATTCAACAAAAAAAGCTCCCACCTTTCCCTTTCTTTTCATCTCCTACACTTGATTCTCCAACAAAGCTTCCCCCTTTCCCACTCCAATTCCACATTTTCCATAGTGGGTTTCTTCGACTTGAGGGATGATCCGGACCGGCCTGTTGCTCTGCGATCCAAGTTCGAGGCGTTGAGCAGTGTGATGGTCCGGTTCCTGAAGAGGGGGCACAGCCTTGAGAAGTGGTCGCGAGGTGGTGCGAAGGAGATGTTCGAAATCGGTGGTGTGGGCGGGAATGGTTCAGCGGCTGCAGCATCGACTGGCGGGGCATCGGAGACAACTGTAAGGTCTCGCCATGGCGGTGCCGCCGCCAATGGTGGTCGGGAGGGGCCTCCTTCAGGTGAAACTCATTGTTCCATTCATATcatgttataatttttagaggATTTCATTGTCAGACACCGAGGAATCAATAGTAAAAAGCTGTGCTTTTAAGGATGATATTGAAAATGTGTTAACAAGGTTGAGGTGCATGCCCTGGTGCAATTTATGACTCATATTTATGATTCTTGTTGACTGATCATCAATAATTTGGTTTCTGTGATCCAGATATGGAGCTAATGAAGGAGAGATTCGCGAAGCTTCTTCTTGGAGAGGACATGTCAGGCTCCGGAAAAGGAGTTTCCTCAGCTCTTGCTATCTCCAATGCCATCACAAATCTCGCCGGTACTTTTCTAATCCTATTATGTATCTCATTGTTATAAGATGGCCATATTGAAACAAGTTCTCGAGTTTAGAAAAGGGAGTAAACCATCATCTTGAtagatttatataaattaagatGCTAGTAGATATATCCAAAAACTGTCAATCGAGTTGATTCGtaatgaatttattttattgttattttttgtatttcttcAGCCTCAGTTTTCGGTGAACACCGGAAATTGGAACCAATACCTCCCGAGTTGAGGGCACGATGGAGGAAAGAAGTCGATTGGCTTCTATCCGTCACTGATCACATTGTCGAGTTTGTTCCTTCGGCACAGACAACAAAAGATGGACAAAGCATGGAGGTCACAACCAAATTCCTTTTCAATTGTTGTCTTTCATAATCTTTACTTCCTAGATTCTTATGTGGTTGTGCAATCTGAAACGAGAGAGCGATACTGCGATAGGCACCTGCATTAAACTTTTAACATTGCTTGGTTTCTCTCTTCGCACAGATAATGATAACCCAGCAACGAAGAGATCTTCAGATGAACATCCCTGCATTGAAAAAGCTAGATGCGATGCTCATAGTAAGAAAAACAATTCTCTCTTTGTCCAAAAGCAAAATTTACATGTTAAAGCTTACTAGATGAAGGTACTaatacttctttttttgttgtttgtatGGAAATTCAGGGTTTTCTCGACAACTTTAAAGATCAGACTGAATTTTGGTATGTAAAGGCCGACAGTGAAGAGTCGGATGAGGGGAGTGCTCAAAGGAAAGGCGACAAGTGGTGGCTTCCAACTGTGAAAGTCCCGTCTAACGGTCTTTCTGAGATGTCGAGAAAATGGCTGCAATACCAAAAGGAGTCTGCGAACCAAGTGCTCAAGGCGGCTATGGCGATAAATGCTCAGGTTCTTATGGAAATGGAGGTCCCTGAGGTCTACATTGAATCACTACCAAgggtataaatatatataccccTAAAACATTCTCATTCTCCCTACTACTGCACTTCAAATTTgtactaaaattataaatatgttacttatttaatcaaaattcaaatgtaGAATGGGAGGGCAAGCCTTGGAGATGTGATATACAAGAGCATAACAGTTGATACTGACTTCGACCCTGAGGAATTCCTCGCATCGATGGACCTGTCGACGGAGCACAATGTCCTCGACCTCAAGAACCGAATCGAGGCGTCTATAGTCATTTGGAAGAGGAAGATGCACAACAAGGATGGCAAGTCCTCATGGGGTTCGATGGTCAGCCTGGAGAAGCGGGAGGCGTTCGAAGAGAGAGCAGAGACCATCTTACATCTCCTCAAGCACAAATTCCCTGGCATCCCTCAGTCCTCCCTCGACATCAGCAAGATCCAATACAATAAAGTAAGGAAAACAAAATTCACTTTCTTTCTCTATCTTTCGGTTCGTAAGGTCGCGTTTGGTTGGGGACAAATTCCAAGCAACGAATTTGATTAACTACTCAATGACGAAGAaatgtttttgaattttctccAGGACGCCGGGCACGCCATTCTTGAAAGCTACTCACGTATTCTAGAAAGCTTAGCATTCAGCGTGATGTCGCGAATTGAAGACGTCCTCTACGCCGATTCCCTCACTCAAGACCCATCCCTCAAGGACTCAACCAGAAGGTACTCGTTATCAGATTCGGAGACACCGGCAGGACCCGCGAAGAAATTGGACCCCAAAGTAGAGATGGAGAAGTTGAAAGAAGCGCCGAATTCAATGACACTATGGGACTTCATGGGTTGGCATTTCGATTCGGAGGAATCCAAAACGAAGGAAGATGAGACCGCGGACTTGAAGAAGCCACCAAAAATCGAGCCAACCaagaaattttcttatatagagAAAGTTGAGCACTTGGGGGGCTTGAGAAGCCCGACGGCTCGTCATTAAGGGAGATTTTTTAGAGTAAAAGGAATTGGATACAGCTATGGATTTGAATGTAAATAGTTGTTAGAGCAATGGTAGATCTCGCAGTCGAGTGATTCTTCCATCCCTCTTGTAGAAAGGGAActgttattctttttctttcttttctcttttttccttctttttggtTTGATGCACTgggtgattttcttttttttttttcctttcctcaGAAACCATTTGTATACTGTTTTGGCAACCGATTCTCGCAATCTGTAGCTGCTGCTGATTTTCATCTTGAGTAAAATCTAGAAGTTTGCACATGGTTTCCTGTCTAGAAATCTTTTGTCAGCTTTGATCACTGTTAATGCTTGGCATTCGTCTTTATTTATCTTATCGCTTATCTTTACTAGTAAAATTACATAGAAATAACTCAATACAAAGGAATAACTAATTGTCATTTTCTTTAAACAGAAGAGTAAAAATTGTCATCATCCTCATCTGagccccccctttttttttgccccCGACGGTACAGAATCGACTAGAGCACATGCGTTTAGAAGGCTTGTAGAAATGAAAGTATATTTTAGCCTAACCTCTAGGTTTCAGTTTTTATTTCCTCAATACATACTGGTgtcaaatttgttaaaaaagcAAGGGAATAAAAGAGCTTGTGACAAAATTTATCACACATTGTTCTCTTCTGCTGCTATTTTCTGCAGTAATCTTGCAACAAAAAAACATGGAAAGGACCTTTATCTAAAGATTATGATTCGGTCTAATTTTGCTTTGTTCCTGCAAATCTCTAAAGGAGAATAGAAATGCGCTGTACCCACCTGCAGAAGAAGTTAGTGACATTTCAGATCAAACACAGTTATAATTTTCTTACCAAAGAAGTATGTATCATGTGCATAGTTTATGCCAGATTATTTGAATACTCGTAATAGACGAACTACGAGATCTACTAACTCATTAACTTA
This DNA window, taken from Ananas comosus cultivar F153 linkage group 5, ASM154086v1, whole genome shotgun sequence, encodes the following:
- the LOC109710041 gene encoding rho guanine nucleotide exchange factor 8-like; this encodes MVRFLKRGHSLEKWSRGGAKEMFEIGGVGGNGSAAAASTGGASETTVRSRHGGAAANGGREGPPSDMELMKERFAKLLLGEDMSGSGKGVSSALAISNAITNLAASVFGEHRKLEPIPPELRARWRKEVDWLLSVTDHIVEFVPSAQTTKDGQSMEIMITQQRRDLQMNIPALKKLDAMLIGFLDNFKDQTEFWYVKADSEESDEGSAQRKGDKWWLPTVKVPSNGLSEMSRKWLQYQKESANQVLKAAMAINAQVLMEMEVPEVYIESLPRNGRASLGDVIYKSITVDTDFDPEEFLASMDLSTEHNVLDLKNRIEASIVIWKRKMHNKDGKSSWGSMVSLEKREAFEERAETILHLLKHKFPGIPQSSLDISKIQYNKDAGHAILESYSRILESLAFSVMSRIEDVLYADSLTQDPSLKDSTRRYSLSDSETPAGPAKKLDPKVEMEKLKEAPNSMTLWDFMGWHFDSEESKTKEDETADLKKPPKIEPTKKFSYIEKVEHLGGLRSPTARH